A window of the Haloarcula litorea genome harbors these coding sequences:
- the nasA gene encoding assimilatory nitrate reductase NasA — protein sequence MRPHKQPNDRRVCGKAAEGWTDGRTRRRWCRVSDWVPTTCMRCAVGCGHVQQGADIGYGIAGTRGDAAHPVNQGLACARGIRESQDPDGDWLTRPMVRSDGELRQTTWDVALSKAVEGLRRAHERDPHEVAVLGSGQQTNEAAYALGKVARGGFGTRNYDANTTLCMASAVTAYYQAFGSDAPPCTYSDIGEADRHVVWGANPAVAHPVLFRWLRQAADEEGVAIVVVDPVRSETAENAEHHVAPEPGKDLALARAVLARVVETDRVDEAFVDEATEGFDDLRAALPDAATAAAEAGVGMERVDLLADALDRRALVYWGMGVNQHVQGTETARALIDLTLATGNLRPGGGPFSLTGQANSMGTRICSSKGSWPGQRAFADPNHRRTVADHWDVPVGRLPNDTGPGPVGVVEDGPAAVWTVATNPVAGMPEADAVRETLDDAFLVAQDAFHTETTELADVVLPAATWGESEGTTTNMERTISRVRAATEVPSGVRPDLDIVATIGNRLFPGLFGDTSPDPESVFAEFAALTEGTVADCSGITYDRLEDVHAVRWPAPDADSAGGYRYHDDGEAGEDWRFPTASGRAQFSTGRQASLPEPTDDDYPLTLTTAREADGYNTGVRSRGGRSGPLVARINPATVAAHDDAVADDRVTVGTRRGTATARVDPDEGVPEGLVWLPIHHPATNRLTLSDRDPQSREPNFKQCAARLVAPTDAAEDRAAAPADADD from the coding sequence ATGCGTCCGCATAAACAGCCAAATGATAGAAGAGTGTGTGGAAAAGCAGCCGAGGGTTGGACGGACGGGCGGACCCGACGCCGGTGGTGTCGCGTGAGCGACTGGGTGCCGACGACGTGTATGCGCTGTGCGGTCGGCTGTGGCCACGTGCAGCAGGGCGCGGACATCGGCTACGGCATCGCGGGGACGCGCGGGGACGCCGCCCACCCGGTCAATCAGGGCCTCGCCTGTGCGCGGGGCATCCGGGAGAGCCAGGACCCCGACGGGGACTGGCTCACGCGACCGATGGTCCGCAGCGACGGCGAACTCCGACAGACCACGTGGGACGTGGCGCTGTCGAAGGCCGTCGAGGGCCTCCGACGCGCCCACGAGCGGGACCCCCACGAGGTGGCCGTCCTCGGGAGCGGTCAGCAGACCAACGAGGCCGCCTACGCGCTGGGGAAGGTCGCCCGCGGCGGCTTCGGGACCCGCAACTACGACGCCAACACGACGCTGTGTATGGCCAGCGCCGTCACCGCCTACTACCAGGCGTTCGGCAGCGACGCCCCGCCGTGTACGTACTCCGACATCGGCGAGGCCGACCGCCACGTCGTCTGGGGCGCGAACCCGGCCGTCGCCCACCCGGTGCTGTTCCGCTGGCTCCGACAGGCGGCCGACGAGGAGGGCGTCGCGATAGTCGTCGTCGACCCGGTGCGCTCGGAGACGGCGGAGAACGCCGAACACCACGTCGCGCCGGAGCCGGGGAAGGACCTCGCGCTGGCCCGGGCCGTGCTGGCCCGGGTCGTCGAGACCGACCGGGTCGACGAGGCGTTCGTCGACGAGGCGACCGAGGGGTTCGACGACCTGCGGGCGGCGCTGCCCGACGCCGCGACGGCCGCCGCCGAGGCCGGCGTCGGGATGGAGCGGGTCGACCTGCTCGCGGACGCGCTGGACCGCCGGGCGCTCGTCTACTGGGGGATGGGTGTCAACCAACACGTCCAGGGTACCGAGACGGCGCGTGCGCTGATCGACCTGACGCTGGCGACCGGGAACCTCCGACCCGGCGGCGGTCCGTTCTCGCTGACCGGACAGGCCAACTCGATGGGGACCCGGATCTGCTCCTCGAAGGGCAGCTGGCCCGGCCAACGGGCGTTCGCGGACCCGAACCACCGCCGGACCGTCGCCGACCACTGGGACGTGCCGGTCGGGCGACTGCCGAACGACACCGGCCCCGGCCCCGTCGGGGTCGTCGAGGACGGTCCGGCGGCCGTCTGGACGGTCGCGACCAACCCCGTCGCGGGGATGCCCGAGGCCGACGCGGTCCGCGAGACGCTCGACGACGCCTTCCTCGTCGCCCAGGACGCCTTCCACACCGAGACGACCGAACTGGCCGACGTGGTCCTGCCGGCGGCGACGTGGGGCGAGTCCGAGGGGACGACCACGAACATGGAGCGGACGATCTCTCGGGTCCGGGCGGCGACCGAGGTCCCGAGCGGGGTCCGGCCGGACCTCGACATCGTCGCGACCATCGGGAACCGGCTGTTCCCGGGGCTGTTCGGGGACACTTCGCCGGACCCCGAATCGGTCTTCGCGGAGTTCGCCGCGCTGACCGAGGGGACGGTCGCGGACTGCTCGGGGATCACCTACGACCGCCTCGAGGACGTCCACGCGGTCCGCTGGCCCGCCCCCGACGCGGACAGCGCCGGCGGCTACCGCTACCACGACGACGGCGAGGCCGGCGAGGACTGGCGGTTCCCGACGGCCAGCGGCCGGGCGCAGTTCTCCACCGGTCGGCAGGCGTCGCTCCCGGAACCGACCGACGACGACTACCCGCTGACGCTGACGACCGCCCGCGAGGCCGACGGCTACAACACGGGCGTCCGGTCTCGCGGGGGTCGTTCGGGTCCCCTCGTGGCCCGCATCAACCCCGCGACGGTGGCCGCCCACGACGACGCCGTCGCGGACGACCGGGTCACCGTCGGCACCCGACGCGGGACGGCGACGGCCCGCGTCGACCCCGACGAGGGCGTCCCCGAGGGGCTGGTCTGGCTCCCCATCCACCACCCGGCCACGAACCGCCTGACGCTCTCGGACCGGGACCCGCAGTCGAGGGAACCGAACTTCAAGCAGTGTGCCGCCCGGCTCGTCGCGCCCACCGACGCCGCCGAGGACAGGGCCGCCGCGCCCGCCGACGCGGACGACTGA
- a CDS encoding molybdate ABC transporter permease subunit produces the protein MSRTLRRSRLATPELDLRHVVTLFGAVLLLYFLVPVAVLFVTYSPTALASAVTAGYVVEAAATSLAGASVSTAVAFVFGLPLAYWLSRASGPAPTAALGVVVFPLVLPPVVSGMLLLTVVGPDGLAAVAGLELTRSLGGVVAAQTFVAAPFFVVTAKAAFDSVDTELEEAARTLGRDWPATMRDVTVPLAKPGIVAGLVLTFARAMGEFGATMMLAYYPRTLPVQIWTSFISEGLDAALPVAVVLLSVAVGTLLVVHALWTLPWR, from the coding sequence ATGTCCCGGACACTCCGACGTAGTCGGCTTGCGACGCCGGAGCTGGACCTGCGCCACGTCGTGACGCTGTTCGGCGCGGTCCTGCTGCTGTACTTCCTGGTCCCGGTAGCGGTGTTGTTCGTCACCTACTCGCCGACGGCGCTCGCCTCCGCGGTGACGGCCGGCTACGTCGTCGAGGCCGCGGCCACCTCGCTGGCGGGCGCGTCGGTCAGCACCGCCGTCGCGTTCGTCTTCGGACTGCCCCTCGCCTACTGGCTCTCGCGGGCGAGCGGGCCCGCGCCGACGGCGGCGCTCGGCGTCGTCGTCTTCCCGCTCGTGCTCCCGCCCGTGGTGTCGGGGATGCTCCTGCTGACCGTCGTCGGACCGGACGGGCTGGCCGCGGTGGCGGGCCTGGAACTCACTCGCTCGCTGGGCGGCGTCGTCGCCGCGCAGACGTTCGTCGCCGCGCCCTTCTTCGTCGTGACGGCGAAGGCGGCCTTCGACAGCGTCGACACGGAACTGGAGGAGGCCGCCCGCACGCTCGGGCGGGACTGGCCCGCGACGATGCGCGACGTGACGGTGCCGCTGGCCAAGCCCGGCATCGTCGCCGGCCTCGTCCTGACGTTCGCCCGCGCGATGGGGGAGTTCGGCGCGACGATGATGCTGGCGTACTACCCCCGGACGCTGCCGGTCCAGATCTGGACCTCGTTCATCTCGGAGGGGCTGGACGCGGCGCTGCCGGTCGCGGTCGTCCTGCTGAGCGTCGCCGTCGGGACGCTGCTGGTCGTCCACGCGCTGTGGACGCTCCCCTGGCGCTAG
- a CDS encoding nitrite/sulfite reductase — protein sequence MPHKKEAIKDELYGDAVREKIEEFAERGWESIPEDEREEWFSRFKFWGVFHHRGGQESYFMMRLTNCGGVLEPEQLRTIGEVARDYASGPVENPEFGDAWIDLTTRQSVQLHWLKLEDIPEIWEKLEAVGVSSRSAGGDTMRNISGCPVAGKAEEYVASRPILDEIQETIRGNDDLANMPRKFNISVSGCRQGCAQDSINDVGLEPAHKYINGDEVRGFNVRVGGGLGGREPREARPLDLFVRPEHAVETVRAFVEYYHEAGNRENRSKNRARFFVDEHGTDAIREELDERLDFEFESAGTDFRGEYTYNAGRPSERGAHDHVGVYDQADGKNYVGLSVPVGRLTAAETIELADLADEYGSGEVRLSRRQNPLLMDVPDEELDALLAEPLLETLSPEPSPFVQGAMACTGTEFCSLALTETKARMARLLRWLDDNVAVPDDVDRIKMHFSGCTADCGQAMTADIGLQGMRARKDGEMVEAMDVGVGGGVGEEPTFVEWVRQRVPADEVPGMIKNVVEAYAALRSEGQTFREWVDATGHETIVELAEPHEVEGYADPCLTDAKQSWYPFDDGDSPAPTDAEGQPISADD from the coding sequence ATGCCACACAAGAAGGAAGCTATCAAGGACGAACTGTACGGCGACGCCGTTCGCGAGAAGATCGAGGAGTTCGCGGAGCGGGGGTGGGAGTCCATCCCCGAGGACGAGCGCGAGGAGTGGTTCTCGCGGTTCAAGTTCTGGGGCGTGTTCCACCACCGCGGCGGTCAGGAGTCGTACTTCATGATGCGGCTGACCAACTGCGGCGGGGTCCTCGAACCCGAACAGCTGCGGACGATCGGCGAGGTGGCCCGCGACTACGCGAGCGGCCCGGTGGAGAACCCGGAGTTCGGCGACGCCTGGATCGACCTCACGACGCGCCAGTCCGTCCAGTTGCACTGGCTGAAGCTGGAGGACATCCCCGAGATCTGGGAGAAGCTGGAGGCCGTCGGCGTCTCCTCCCGATCGGCCGGCGGGGACACGATGCGCAACATCTCCGGCTGTCCGGTCGCCGGCAAGGCCGAGGAGTACGTCGCGTCCCGCCCGATCCTCGACGAGATCCAGGAGACCATCCGCGGGAACGACGACCTCGCGAACATGCCCCGGAAGTTCAACATCTCCGTCTCGGGCTGTCGGCAGGGGTGTGCCCAGGACAGCATCAACGACGTGGGGCTCGAACCGGCCCACAAGTACATCAACGGCGACGAAGTCCGGGGGTTCAACGTCCGCGTCGGTGGCGGGCTGGGCGGCCGCGAACCCCGCGAGGCCCGGCCGCTGGACCTGTTCGTCCGCCCGGAACACGCCGTCGAGACGGTCCGGGCGTTCGTCGAGTACTACCACGAGGCCGGCAACCGAGAGAACCGCTCGAAGAACCGCGCGCGCTTCTTCGTCGACGAGCACGGGACCGACGCCATCCGCGAGGAACTCGACGAGCGGCTGGACTTCGAGTTCGAGTCCGCCGGGACGGACTTCCGCGGCGAGTACACCTACAACGCCGGCCGGCCGAGCGAGCGGGGTGCCCACGACCACGTCGGCGTCTACGACCAGGCCGACGGGAAGAACTACGTCGGCCTCTCGGTGCCCGTGGGCCGCCTCACGGCGGCCGAGACCATCGAGCTGGCGGACCTGGCCGACGAGTACGGCTCCGGCGAGGTGCGCCTCTCCCGGCGACAGAATCCGCTGCTCATGGACGTGCCCGACGAGGAGCTCGACGCGCTGCTGGCCGAGCCGCTGCTGGAGACGCTCTCGCCGGAACCCAGTCCGTTCGTCCAGGGCGCGATGGCCTGTACGGGCACGGAGTTCTGTTCGCTGGCCCTGACCGAGACGAAGGCGCGGATGGCCCGCCTGCTCCGGTGGCTGGACGACAACGTCGCGGTCCCGGACGACGTCGACCGCATCAAGATGCACTTCTCGGGCTGTACGGCCGACTGCGGGCAGGCGATGACCGCCGACATCGGCCTGCAGGGGATGCGCGCCCGGAAGGACGGCGAGATGGTCGAGGCGATGGACGTCGGCGTCGGCGGCGGCGTCGGCGAGGAGCCCACCTTCGTCGAGTGGGTGCGCCAGCGCGTCCCCGCCGACGAGGTGCCGGGGATGATCAAGAACGTCGTCGAGGCCTACGCCGCCCTCCGCTCGGAGGGCCAGACGTTCCGCGAGTGGGTCGACGCCACCGGCCACGAGACCATCGTCGAACTGGCCGAACCCCACGAGGTCGAGGGGTACGCGGACCCCTGTCTCACCGACGCCAAGCAGTCGTGGTACCCCTTCGACGACGGCGACAGCCCCGCCCCGACCGACGCCGAGGGCCAGCCGATCTCCGCCGACGACTGA
- the moaC gene encoding cyclic pyranopterin monophosphate synthase MoaC, whose amino-acid sequence MTDDLTHVDDEGDAQMVDVGEKDDSQRRAVARGEIRLTESTLRAVEDDAVEKGDVLTTARIGAIQAVKHTWETIPMCHQIPVTDVAVDFDLLEDGLACRVAVETVGKTGCEMEALEGVTTGLNVVWDMVKAAEKDEDGEYPTTAIEGVEVVEKSVDR is encoded by the coding sequence ATGACCGACGACCTCACGCACGTCGACGACGAGGGCGACGCACAGATGGTCGACGTCGGCGAGAAGGACGACAGCCAGCGCCGCGCGGTCGCGCGCGGCGAGATCCGCCTGACGGAGTCGACGCTGCGGGCCGTCGAGGACGACGCCGTCGAGAAGGGGGACGTGCTGACCACGGCCCGCATCGGCGCGATCCAGGCCGTCAAGCACACCTGGGAGACGATCCCGATGTGCCACCAGATCCCGGTCACCGACGTCGCGGTCGACTTCGACCTGCTGGAGGACGGCCTCGCGTGCCGGGTCGCCGTCGAGACGGTCGGCAAGACCGGCTGCGAGATGGAGGCCCTGGAGGGCGTGACCACCGGCCTGAACGTCGTCTGGGACATGGTCAAGGCCGCCGAGAAGGACGAGGACGGCGAGTACCCGACCACGGCCATCGAGGGCGTCGAGGTCGTCGAGAAGTCCGTCGACCGCTAG
- a CDS encoding MFS transporter: MGLIRMTKYRTLLLATIGFNFSFLIWFSFAPFTGPMAEEFGLSLAEIGILASAAIWLAPFGRILTGWLSDKFGAPTVFAIVLAYVGVFSMASAFAQSYGVFFVERLIVATAGITFVIGIQHVSEWFDEEELGTAEGIYAGIGNAGAAGGALVLPRVFPTGWSGPLFSTNWRAAFFYTGAVSIVLAVAYYSLGEAAKSEEKRQATKESASFKGWFYTATRYGTVVLALAYVMTFGLELSMNGWLATYYREGFDTNNLVLASTFAATFSVAAGLLRPIGGYVSDLLARKERDILPVFTGRYREQWTFVTLCFVVLTMFGMTLAGLSGEVLVAVGAGFMVGVGCALAEGSIFAQVPAMFPNSSGAVAGVVGGVGTVGGIVYPLVYSAPFLASLHVGYSIVAVSMVPIVLLTAWVFQPKIASVANEAGFVATADRESVTSGSD, from the coding sequence ATGGGACTGATCCGGATGACGAAGTACCGGACGCTGCTGCTTGCGACCATCGGCTTCAACTTCTCCTTTCTCATCTGGTTCTCCTTCGCGCCGTTTACCGGCCCGATGGCCGAGGAGTTCGGCCTCTCGCTGGCCGAGATCGGCATCCTCGCCAGCGCCGCCATCTGGCTCGCGCCGTTCGGCCGCATCCTGACCGGCTGGCTCTCGGACAAGTTCGGCGCGCCGACCGTCTTCGCCATCGTGCTGGCGTACGTCGGCGTCTTCTCGATGGCGTCGGCGTTCGCGCAGTCCTACGGCGTCTTCTTCGTCGAACGGCTCATCGTCGCCACGGCCGGGATCACGTTCGTCATCGGCATCCAGCACGTCTCCGAGTGGTTCGACGAGGAGGAGCTGGGGACCGCCGAGGGGATCTACGCCGGCATCGGCAACGCCGGCGCGGCGGGGGGCGCGCTCGTGCTGCCCCGCGTCTTCCCGACCGGGTGGAGCGGGCCGCTGTTCTCGACGAACTGGCGGGCCGCCTTCTTCTACACCGGCGCGGTCTCGATCGTCCTCGCGGTCGCGTACTACTCGCTCGGCGAGGCGGCGAAAAGCGAGGAGAAGCGCCAGGCGACCAAGGAGAGCGCGAGCTTCAAGGGGTGGTTCTACACCGCGACGCGGTACGGGACCGTCGTCCTCGCGCTGGCGTACGTGATGACCTTCGGCCTCGAACTGTCGATGAACGGCTGGCTCGCGACCTACTACCGCGAGGGGTTCGACACGAACAACCTCGTGCTCGCCTCGACGTTCGCGGCGACGTTCTCCGTCGCGGCCGGGCTCCTTCGGCCCATCGGTGGCTACGTGAGCGACCTGCTGGCCCGCAAGGAGAGGGACATCCTCCCGGTGTTCACCGGCCGCTACCGCGAGCAGTGGACGTTCGTCACGCTGTGTTTCGTCGTCCTCACGATGTTCGGGATGACCCTGGCGGGGCTCTCCGGCGAGGTGCTGGTCGCCGTCGGTGCCGGCTTCATGGTCGGCGTCGGCTGTGCCCTGGCCGAGGGCTCGATCTTCGCGCAGGTGCCGGCGATGTTCCCGAACAGTTCCGGCGCGGTCGCGGGGGTCGTGGGCGGGGTCGGCACCGTCGGCGGGATCGTCTACCCGCTCGTCTACTCGGCTCCGTTCCTGGCGAGCCTCCACGTCGGCTACTCCATCGTCGCCGTCTCGATGGTGCCAATCGTCCTGCTGACGGCGTGGGTGTTCCAGCCGAAGATCGCGAGCGTCGCCAACGAGGCCGGCTTCGTCGCCACCGCCGACCGGGAGTCGGTCACCAGCGGGAGCGACTGA
- the moaA gene encoding GTP 3',8-cyclase MoaA, translating to MLADEFGREVTGVRVSLTDRCNFDCVYCHNEGLGDTRGPMEPQDDEMTADEVVRFLEVAVEFDVDAVKFTGGEPMLREDVEEIIRRTPDELEVSMTTNGTFLPGRAEALVDAGLERVNVSQDALDPDDFARVTQSGAYEQVIDGVEAALDAGLDPVKLNMVVFQGTKPYLPEMIDHVASSEGLQLQLIEYMPELVGNYDWAVDTEAMHEWLAEQADRIEQREMHGRSRYFVDGGMVEVVDPVGNEEFCANCHRVRVTHDGHLKGCLNRNDDLRPMGEMSRDEIRETFRETVAERVPYYGEYMVERDGEWVVNEKYRDAPTADH from the coding sequence ATGCTCGCCGACGAGTTCGGCCGCGAGGTCACCGGCGTCCGCGTCTCGCTGACCGACCGGTGTAACTTCGACTGCGTCTACTGCCACAACGAGGGGCTGGGGGACACCCGCGGCCCGATGGAGCCACAGGACGACGAGATGACCGCCGACGAGGTGGTCCGCTTCCTGGAGGTCGCCGTCGAGTTCGACGTCGACGCCGTGAAGTTCACCGGCGGCGAGCCGATGCTCCGGGAGGACGTCGAGGAGATCATCCGGCGCACGCCCGACGAGCTGGAGGTGTCGATGACGACCAACGGCACCTTCCTGCCGGGCCGGGCCGAGGCGCTCGTCGACGCCGGCCTCGAACGGGTCAACGTCTCCCAGGACGCGCTGGACCCCGACGACTTCGCCCGCGTCACGCAGTCCGGGGCCTACGAGCAGGTGATCGACGGCGTCGAGGCGGCGCTCGACGCGGGGCTGGACCCGGTGAAGCTCAACATGGTCGTCTTCCAGGGGACCAAACCCTACCTCCCCGAGATGATCGACCACGTCGCCAGCTCGGAGGGGCTCCAGTTGCAGCTCATCGAGTACATGCCCGAACTCGTCGGTAACTACGACTGGGCGGTCGACACGGAGGCGATGCACGAGTGGCTGGCCGAGCAGGCCGACCGGATCGAACAGCGCGAGATGCACGGCCGCTCGCGGTACTTCGTCGACGGCGGGATGGTCGAGGTGGTCGACCCCGTCGGCAACGAGGAGTTCTGCGCGAACTGCCACCGCGTGCGGGTCACCCACGACGGCCACCTCAAGGGGTGTCTGAACCGCAACGACGACCTCCGGCCGATGGGGGAGATGAGCCGCGACGAGATCCGCGAGACGTTCCGGGAGACCGTCGCCGAACGGGTCCCGTACTACGGGGAGTACATGGTCGAGCGCGACGGCGAGTGGGTTGTCAACGAGAAGTACCGCGACGCGCCGACCGCCGACCACTGA
- a CDS encoding molybdopterin molybdotransferase MoeA, with protein sequence MSDRHDAGFRDHTPLAEARDRLREQVTPHGRTESLALVDADGRRLAADATARRDVPGEAQAAMDGVAVVAADTHGASERAPVTLDRAETAGRGRAVPVHTGSALPEGADAVVMVERTEDRGDDVAVATAVAEGENVAPAGEDVAADQHLFDAGHELSPSDLAVLKSTGYREVAVAERPRVAVVPTGNELVEADPGRGETVETNALMVSRLAERWGGAATYREIVPDDEDALAAAVERDTDHDLVVTTGGSSVGERDLLPEVVDERGELLVHGVGIKPGHPLGFGVVDGTVVLVLPGYPVSCLVGAVTLLRPALAWLAGGEPVPLPSTEATLTEGIHSDLGTTQFVRVTTDGGEAAPLRASGAGVLSSATAADGWVVVPPETELLDAGATVRVERWE encoded by the coding sequence ATGAGCGACCGGCACGACGCGGGCTTCCGGGACCACACGCCGCTGGCCGAGGCCCGGGACCGCCTCCGAGAGCAGGTGACGCCACACGGGCGAACGGAGTCGCTGGCGCTGGTCGACGCCGACGGCCGCCGGCTCGCCGCCGACGCGACGGCCCGGCGGGACGTCCCCGGCGAGGCACAGGCCGCGATGGACGGGGTCGCCGTCGTCGCCGCCGACACCCACGGGGCCAGCGAGCGCGCGCCCGTGACACTCGACCGCGCGGAGACCGCCGGCCGCGGCCGCGCCGTCCCGGTCCACACCGGGAGCGCGCTCCCCGAGGGGGCCGACGCCGTCGTGATGGTCGAGCGCACCGAGGACCGGGGGGACGACGTGGCGGTCGCGACGGCCGTCGCCGAGGGCGAGAACGTCGCGCCCGCCGGCGAGGACGTGGCCGCGGACCAGCACCTCTTCGACGCCGGCCACGAGCTGTCGCCCTCCGATCTGGCGGTGCTGAAGAGCACGGGCTACCGCGAGGTCGCGGTCGCGGAACGCCCCCGCGTCGCGGTCGTCCCGACGGGGAACGAACTCGTCGAGGCCGACCCCGGTCGCGGCGAGACCGTCGAGACGAACGCGCTGATGGTCTCGCGGCTCGCCGAGCGCTGGGGCGGGGCCGCGACCTACCGGGAGATCGTCCCCGACGACGAGGACGCACTCGCTGCGGCCGTCGAGCGGGACACCGACCACGACCTCGTCGTGACGACCGGCGGCTCCTCGGTCGGCGAGCGCGACCTGCTCCCGGAGGTCGTCGACGAGCGCGGCGAGCTGCTGGTCCACGGCGTCGGCATCAAGCCCGGCCACCCGCTGGGGTTCGGCGTCGTCGACGGGACGGTCGTGCTGGTGTTGCCGGGCTACCCCGTCTCCTGTCTCGTCGGCGCGGTGACGCTGCTGCGACCCGCCCTCGCGTGGCTCGCGGGCGGCGAGCCGGTGCCGCTCCCGTCGACCGAGGCGACGCTGACCGAGGGGATCCACAGCGATCTGGGGACCACGCAGTTCGTCCGGGTGACGACCGACGGCGGCGAGGCGGCCCCGCTCCGGGCGTCGGGTGCGGGCGTCCTCTCCAGCGCGACCGCGGCCGACGGGTGGGTCGTCGTGCCGCCGGAGACCGAGCTGCTCGACGCGGGTGCGACCGTGCGGGTCGAGCGCTGGGAGTGA
- a CDS encoding MogA/MoaB family molybdenum cofactor biosynthesis protein: MSDEHGHEHSRDGDHDDHPHDGDHGPGSDDHHADDADRVAVAVLTVSSTRSVDDDPAGDAIVAAVEDAGHEAVQRAAVPDEAAAIEAATLAAFDDAGADVVVTTGGTGLTPDDVTPEAARGLFDRRVPGFGELFRYLSYEDVGPMAMASRATAGVVDDGLLFCLPGSEAAARLGAEELIAPTVGHLLGLVRR, translated from the coding sequence ATGAGCGACGAGCACGGGCACGAGCACTCGCGCGACGGCGACCACGACGACCACCCTCACGACGGCGACCACGGACCCGGCAGCGACGACCACCACGCCGACGACGCCGACCGGGTCGCGGTCGCGGTCCTGACCGTCTCCTCGACCCGCAGCGTCGACGACGACCCCGCCGGCGACGCCATCGTCGCCGCCGTCGAGGACGCCGGCCACGAGGCCGTCCAGCGGGCCGCCGTCCCGGACGAGGCGGCGGCCATCGAGGCGGCGACCCTGGCGGCGTTCGACGACGCCGGCGCGGACGTGGTGGTCACGACGGGCGGGACCGGGCTGACGCCCGACGACGTGACCCCCGAGGCCGCCCGCGGCCTGTTCGACCGCCGGGTCCCGGGCTTCGGCGAACTGTTCCGCTACCTCTCCTACGAGGACGTGGGGCCGATGGCGATGGCCTCGCGGGCGACGGCGGGCGTCGTCGACGACGGCCTGCTGTTCTGCCTCCCTGGCAGCGAGGCCGCCGCCCGCCTCGGGGCCGAGGAGCTGATCGCGCCGACCGTGGGGCACCTGCTCGGGCTGGTCCGGCGCTGA